A stretch of the Veillonella parvula DSM 2008 genome encodes the following:
- a CDS encoding pirin family protein — MNPVRTIERIIKAPDIHWVGNGFRVRQYFPDGDESPILDRMSPFLLLDYNEPYYFEASPFDTGVTPHPHKGFETVTFSFSGSIEHKDAAGNSGVIHSGDVQWMTAASGVLHKEFHEKEYAKRGRLFHALQLWVNLPERHKNDAPAYQYIPATTMGRYQSLDETIDAIVYTGAFRHITGPAKSHTPMNIYKLKLQPNSWISISENMTWNTGFLVINGTGSANGESIEFADFVLFNNDGERFEVESGDEGLEIFVLAGEPLNEPVVKQGSFVMTNKTELLLAYGEYKNGKFGREEAIM; from the coding sequence ATGAATCCTGTAAGAACAATTGAAAGAATTATTAAAGCTCCTGATATTCATTGGGTAGGCAATGGATTTAGAGTACGTCAGTACTTCCCTGATGGCGATGAGTCACCTATTCTTGATCGTATGTCTCCATTTTTGTTACTCGACTATAACGAGCCATATTATTTTGAGGCCAGTCCTTTTGATACAGGTGTCACTCCACATCCCCATAAAGGCTTTGAAACGGTAACATTTTCTTTTTCCGGCTCCATTGAACATAAAGATGCAGCTGGTAATAGTGGTGTTATTCACTCTGGTGATGTGCAATGGATGACTGCAGCTAGTGGTGTTTTGCACAAAGAATTTCATGAAAAAGAATATGCAAAGCGGGGACGTTTGTTCCATGCTTTACAATTATGGGTAAATCTACCTGAACGTCATAAAAACGATGCACCTGCATATCAATATATACCTGCTACCACAATGGGGCGGTATCAATCTCTTGATGAAACAATCGATGCCATCGTTTACACAGGTGCTTTCAGACATATAACAGGTCCTGCTAAATCCCATACACCGATGAATATTTACAAATTAAAACTTCAACCTAATTCATGGATCTCTATTTCTGAGAATATGACTTGGAATACAGGCTTCCTTGTGATTAATGGTACAGGTAGTGCCAATGGTGAAAGCATAGAATTTGCAGACTTTGTACTTTTCAATAATGATGGAGAGCGCTTTGAGGTAGAGTCTGGTGATGAAGGTCTTGAAATCTTCGTTCTCGCTGGAGAACCCCTCAATGAACCAGTGGTAAAACAAGGGTCATTTGTTATGACAAATAAAACAGAGCTTCTCCTCGCTTATGGGGAATACAAAAACGGTAAATTTGGCCGCGAAGAAGCTATTATGTAA
- a CDS encoding CGGC domain-containing protein has translation MSKKIAVLVNEDTMQRCSCGGCLKAFMNKADSFERYADEDIELVGFTHSGGDLAKKIESFKKKGVTTVHLSTCTRGKNENYESIAEQCAEAGFDVVGYTHGGAVSKDGKEAVVLSAKPVTTDQ, from the coding sequence ATGTCTAAAAAAATTGCAGTCCTTGTAAATGAGGATACAATGCAGCGCTGTTCTTGTGGCGGTTGTTTGAAAGCATTTATGAATAAAGCGGATTCCTTTGAGCGTTATGCTGATGAGGATATTGAGTTGGTGGGGTTCACACATAGTGGTGGGGATCTAGCTAAGAAGATTGAGTCTTTTAAGAAAAAAGGTGTTACTACGGTACATCTTTCTACATGTACGCGTGGTAAGAATGAAAATTATGAAAGCATCGCAGAGCAGTGTGCTGAGGCAGGCTTTGATGTAGTAGGCTATACACATGGTGGCGCTGTTTCTAAAGATGGTAAAGAAGCGGTAGTACTTTCAGCTAAACCAGTAACGACAGATCAATAG
- a CDS encoding M48 family metallopeptidase, with the protein MNKKLTAATLSIAMAVTMAPTMMQTASVNAASVAVQSLAGGAIAMAYVSTALNKMDNSAEGQQESLARTKEKTGYLNDSAAQERVNRIMKTLEATPSVKRSYVVYANPDEEFNAFATLGRVMSINKGALDTLDDDQLAYVMAHEISHGEHKDIINGAKKQIGLSTAVGIAAGGSEGAAILSNVAGNYLSNQVFTMSQEKAADELGFKILSESPYNVGGAAGSMAVLRNKVGEHYREGLSQVVAPNNHPKLSDRVNNNISRMYTYSGNHVNVSNGTVYVNGDNIYTPAGSGRYTGEERAYYMAGKLARLYHNNQVTPGSASYSGDTVTVAGQSIVSTPNVDVALQVATNLNNAFVKPAGSAVNAKKPVKVKQEKPKKVKENKKVKADKAKK; encoded by the coding sequence ATGAACAAGAAACTTACAGCGGCTACTTTATCTATTGCTATGGCAGTGACAATGGCACCTACTATGATGCAAACGGCTTCTGTTAATGCTGCGTCTGTTGCGGTACAATCTTTAGCTGGTGGTGCTATTGCTATGGCTTACGTATCTACTGCATTAAATAAAATGGATAATTCTGCAGAGGGGCAACAGGAGAGTTTGGCACGCACAAAAGAGAAAACTGGTTACTTAAACGATAGTGCTGCCCAAGAGCGTGTAAATCGAATTATGAAGACCTTAGAGGCTACACCTAGTGTAAAACGTTCCTACGTTGTATATGCGAATCCTGATGAGGAGTTCAATGCGTTTGCCACACTTGGTCGCGTTATGTCCATTAACAAGGGTGCTCTAGATACGCTAGATGATGATCAATTGGCCTATGTAATGGCTCATGAAATCTCTCATGGCGAGCATAAAGATATTATTAATGGCGCTAAGAAGCAAATTGGTCTTTCTACAGCGGTTGGCATTGCTGCTGGCGGCAGTGAAGGTGCGGCTATTTTATCTAATGTGGCAGGTAACTACTTATCCAATCAAGTGTTTACGATGAGTCAAGAAAAAGCCGCTGATGAGTTAGGCTTTAAGATTTTAAGTGAGTCTCCATACAATGTGGGTGGTGCAGCTGGTTCTATGGCAGTACTGCGCAACAAAGTGGGGGAACACTACCGCGAAGGGCTTTCACAAGTGGTAGCACCTAATAACCATCCAAAGTTGTCCGATCGGGTGAACAATAATATTTCTCGTATGTACACATATTCTGGGAATCATGTAAACGTATCGAATGGTACTGTGTACGTAAACGGTGATAATATCTATACTCCAGCAGGTAGTGGCCGCTACACAGGCGAAGAGCGTGCTTATTACATGGCTGGTAAATTGGCACGATTGTATCATAACAATCAAGTGACACCAGGTTCTGCATCCTATAGTGGTGACACTGTAACGGTAGCTGGTCAATCCATTGTTTCTACGCCAAATGTGGATGTAGCATTGCAAGTGGCAACAAATCTTAACAATGCATTTGTAAAGCCTGCAGGTTCTGCTGTTAATGCGAAAAAACCAGTGAAGGTTAAACAAGAAAAACCTAAAAAGGTAAAAGAAAATAAAAAGGTAAAAGCTGATAAAGCTAAAAAATAA
- a CDS encoding MotA/TolQ/ExbB proton channel family protein codes for MEYTIHLFNAGGFVMYPLVLFMLAACTILFERIRTYRNINHELQQLSDSIDAGRNSNNWSTLENSIKNSDDALSRFVSPIVESVYSAEGLENRLHDVVGYMDERLKRGLNWLSMMVTMAPLLGLLGTVVGMIRSFAAVGGDIGAPTVITGGVSEALVATATGLSVAIVALAIHSWCTDKVNSDIAKLEQKLGSIMDLYIRSQR; via the coding sequence ATGGAGTATACAATTCACCTATTTAATGCAGGTGGTTTCGTTATGTATCCACTTGTACTATTCATGTTAGCAGCATGTACTATTTTATTTGAACGTATTCGTACGTACAGAAACATCAATCATGAGTTACAACAGTTGTCCGATAGCATTGATGCAGGTCGTAATAGTAATAATTGGTCTACTCTAGAAAATTCTATAAAAAATAGTGATGACGCATTGAGTAGATTCGTATCTCCTATCGTGGAGTCTGTATATAGTGCGGAAGGTTTAGAGAACCGTTTACATGATGTGGTAGGTTACATGGATGAACGTTTAAAACGCGGTCTTAACTGGCTTAGCATGATGGTAACAATGGCTCCATTACTTGGACTTTTGGGGACTGTTGTTGGTATGATTCGATCCTTCGCAGCCGTTGGAGGCGATATTGGTGCGCCTACTGTTATCACAGGCGGCGTATCCGAAGCGTTGGTTGCCACTGCAACGGGGCTTTCAGTAGCTATCGTAGCATTAGCTATCCATAGTTGGTGTACAGATAAAGTAAATTCTGATATTGCAAAGTTAGAGCAAAAATTAGGTTCTATTATGGATTTATATATTAGGAGTCAACGATGA